From the Parus major isolate Abel chromosome 1A, Parus_major1.1, whole genome shotgun sequence genome, the window agcagcagttccatCATGTCTGGTAGGGGCAAGGGCGGCAAGGGGCTCGGCAAGGGAGGCGCCAAGCGGCACCGCAAGGTGCTCCGCGACAACATCCAGGGCATCANNNNNNNNNNNNNNNNNNNNNNNNNNNNNNNNNNNNNNNNNNNNNNNNNNNNNNNNNNNNNNNNNNNNNNNNNNNNNNNNNNNNNNNNNNNNNNNNNNNNNNNNNNNNNNNNNNNNNNNNNNNNNNNNNNNNNNNNNNNNNNNNNNNNNNNNNNNNNNNNNNNNNNNNNNNNNNNNNNNNNNNNNNNNNNNNNNNNNNNNNNNNNNNNNNNNNNNNNNNNNNNNNNNNNNNNNNNNNNNNNNNNNNNNNNNNNNNNNNNNNNNNNNNNNNNNNNNNNNNNNNNNNNNNNNNNNNNNNNNNNNNNNNNNNNNNNNNNNNNNNNNNNNNNNNNNNNNNNNNNNNNNNNNNNNNNNNNNNNNNNNNNNNNNNNNNNNNNNNNNNNNNNNNNNNNNNNNNNNNNNNNNNNNNNNNNNNNNNNNNNNNNNNNNNNNNNNNNNNNNNNNNNNNNNNNNNNNNNNNNNNNNNNNNNNNNNNNNNNNNNNNNNNNNNNNNNNNNNNNNNNNNNNNNNNNNNNNNNNNNNNNNNNNNNNNNNNNNNNNNNNNNNNNNNNNNNNNNNNNNNNNNNNNNNNNNNNNNNNNNNNNNNNNNNNNNNNNNNNNNNNNNNNNNNNNNNNNNNNNNNNNNNNNNNNNNNNNNNNNNNNNNNNNNNNNNNNNNNNNNNNNNNNNNNNNNNNNNNNNNNNNNNNNNNNNNNNNNNNNNNNNNNNNNNNNNNNNNNNNNNNNNNNNNNNNNNNNNNNNNNNNNNNNNNNNNNNNNNNNNNNNNNNNNNNNNNNNNNNNNNNNNNNNNNNNNNNNNNNNNNNNNNNNNNNNNNNNNNNNNNNNNNNNNNNNNNNNNNNNNNNNNNNNNNNNNNNNNNNNNNNNNNNNNNNNNNNNNNNNNNNNNNNNNNNNNNNNNNNNNNNNNNNNNNNNNNNNNNNNNNNNNNNNNNNNNNNNNNNNNNNNNNNNNNNNNNNNNNNNNNNNNNNNNNNNNNNNNNNNNNNNNNNNNNNNNNNNNNNNNNNNNNNNNNNNNNNNNNNNNNNNNNNNNNNNNNNNNNNNNNNNNNNNNNNNNNNNNNNNNNNNNNNNNNNNNNNNNNNNNNNNNNNNNNNNNNNNNNNNNNNNNNNNNNNNNNNNNNNNNNNNNNNNNNNNNNNNNNNNNNNNNNNNNNNNNNNNNNNNNNNNNNNNNNNNNNNNNNNNNNNNNNNNNNNNNNNNNNNNNNNNNNNNNNNNNNNNNNNNNNNNNNNNNNNNNNNNNNNNNNNNNNNNNNNNNNNNNNNNNNNNNNNNNNNNNNNNNNNNNNNNNNNNNNNNNNNNNNNNNNNNNNNNNNNNNNNNNNNNNNNNNNNNNNNNNNNNNNNNNNNNNNNNNNNNNNNNNNNNNNNNNNNNNNNNNNNNNNNNNNNNNNNNNNNNNNNNNNNNNNNNNNNNNNNNNNNNNNNNNNNNNNNNNNNNNNNNNNNNNNNNNNNNNNNNNNNNNNNNNNNNNNNNNNNNNNNNNNNNNNNNNNNNNNNNNNNNNNNNNNNNNNNNNNNNNNNNNNNNNNNNNNNNNNNNNNNNNNNNNNNNNNNNNNNNNNNNNNNNNNNNNNNNNNNNNNNNNNNNNNNNNNNNNNNNNNNNNNNNNNNNNNNNNNNNNNNNNNNNNNNNNNNNNNNNNNNNNNNNNNNNNNNNNNNNNNNNNNNNNNNNNNNNNNNNNNNNNNNNNNNNNNNNNNNNNNNNNNNNNNNNNNNNNNNNNNNNNNNNNNNNNNNNNNNNNNNNNNNNNNNNNNNNNNNNNNNNNNNNNNNNNNNNNNNNNNNNNNNNNNNNNNNNNNNNNNNNNNNNNNNNNNNNNNNNNNNNNNNNNNNNNNNNNNNNNNNNNNNNNNNNNNNNNNNNNNNNNNNNNNNNNNNNNNNNNNNNNNNNNGGCTGCACAGTGCGGATCGCCACGGCCGAGCCGAGGAAATAGAGGAGGAAACAGCCTGAAGTTTTCAGTGTGCTGGAAAAGGGGGACGTATGGGAGACAGGGTTTGACAAAGAAATTGGTATTTGTTTCAAGGTGGATATTTCTCCTCCGATATTTCGACCGCTCCTAACACTATTTCGATCCTTTTTTACAACTTAGAAAGAATAATCTATTTCCACGAATGGGTAAGGCATaaccctttctttcctttatacCCGATGGTTAAAGTACACAAAGAGCTACACTACGTCCACCCCATTAGATTTCATCTATTCAGTTTAGTTCTTTAGTGTCCCTTGAAACCTACTGCAAACGTAATAGTGTAACAGCTCTTTTTATTGTACACGTAGTGGCTCTTAAAAGAGCCTTTGTGTTCGTTTAAAACAGATGGTAGCGTTCTGAGAAAAGCTTATGCGCGCTCTCCGCGGATGCGGCGGGCCAGCTGGATGTCCTTGGGCATGATGGTGACGCGCTTGGCGTGGATGGCGCACAGGTTGGTGTCCTCGAAGAGCCCCACCAGGTAAGCCTCGCTGGCCTCCTGCAGCGCCATGACGGCCGAGCTCTGGAAGCGCAGGTCCGTCTTGAAGTCCTGCGCGATCTCGCGCACCAGGCGCTGGAAGGGCAGCTTGCggatcagcagctccgtggACTTCTGGTAGCGCCGGATCTCGCGCAGCGCCACCGTGCCGGGCCGGTAGCGGTGCGGCTTCTTGACGCCGCCCGTGGCCGGCGCGCTCTTGCGGGCAGCCTTGGTGGCCAGCTGCTTGCGGGGCGCCTTCCCGCCCGTCGACTTACGCGCCGTCTGCTTCGTGCGCGCCATCGCTCCTCAGGCAAGATCTCAGATCAGCACCAACAGCAGTAATATCCTGCTTGTGTTCGGGGAGTATTTATAGCACCGGTGCCTTCTCTGATAGGCTGACGGGTACGGGCTCCGTTTCATTGGTGGATTCAAATTTTAAAGTTCCCGCCCTTGTGAGATCCCGCTTACTCTTTTCAACTTTTCTTCTGACTGAATGCATGGTGTTCTTGTATGAAACCATAACGTATATTGTAATTCCTTGCGGAACCGCTAAGACTTAGGCTTGTTATTATCTGACTAAATTTAAAATCACCGTTAAACCACGTAATGATTAAAGCTTTTTTACATTATGGAAGCTTATAATTACATCTGCCCTAATAAGTTACTTTATCACTTCTTAAGCGTGAAAATTTTGCTGTTATTCTACAGGATATATTTGTTTAGTAttagcaagaaaaaatactCCCTGggaagtatttatattttagtttaGATACATTGAACTTCCAGAGAAATTTGTAAAgtgtaatgagaaaaaaaattatatttgaaaatttctaCTTAagatacaaaattaaaaagggatATTAAGTAAAATAACATCAACCCAAGAATAAAAACCCTTTAGGGCTGTTGGGTATTATTGATAGGCCACTGATCTGTAAACTTTTTCAAGTCGTTGTGATACAAAGGGGTATGGCTAGGAGTAAAAGCTTGTAACCAAAGCTTTAGATGCATTTTAGGTTTTAAGTGAAGAACACCTGATTAAACAACGTCCCGCTAAAAACATGGGAGGGAACTGCTGGCTTTtctgtccctgagtgtcccaTACGTCCCCCTTTTCCAGCACACTGAAAACTTCAGGCTGTTTCCTCCTCTATTTCCTCGGCTCGGCCGTGGCGATCCGCACTGTGCAGCCNNNNNNNNNNNNNNNNNNNNNNNNNNNNNNNNNNNNNNNNNNNNNNNNNNNNNNNNNNNNNNNNNNNNNNNNNNNNNNNNNNNNNNNNNNNNNNNNNNNNNNNNNNNNNNNNNNNNNNNNNNNNNNNNNNNNNNNNNNNNNNNNNNNNNNNNNNNNNNNNNNNNNNNNNNNNNNNNNNNNNNNNNNNNNNNNNNNNNNNNNNNNNNNNNNNNNNNNNNNNNNNNNNNNNNNNNNNNNNNNNNNNNNNNNNNNNNNNNNNNNNNNNNNNNNNNNNNNNNNNNNNNNNNNNNNNNNNNNNNNNNNNNNNNNNNNNNNNNNNNNNNNNNNNNNNNNNNNNNNNNNNNNNNNNNNNNNNNNNNNNNNNNNNNNNNNNNNNNNNNNNNNNNNNNNNNNNNNNNNNNNNNNNNNNNNNNNNNNNNNNNNNNNNNNNNNNNNNNNNNNNNNNNNNNNNNNNNNNNNNNNNNNNNNNNNNNNNNNNNNNNNNNNNNNNNNNNNNNNNNNNNNNNNNNNNNNNNNNNNNNNNNNNNNNNNNNNNNNNNNNNNNNNNNNNNNNNNNNNNNNNNNNNNNNNNNNNNNNNNNNNNNNNNNNNNNNNNNNNNNNNNNNNNNNNNNNNNNNNNNNNNNNNNNNNNNNNNNNNNNNNNNNNNNNNNNNNNNNNNNNNNNNNNNNNNNNNNNNNNNNNNNNNNNNNNNNNNNNNNNNNNNNNNNNNNNNNNNNNNNNNNNNNNNNNNNNNNNNNNNNNNNNNNNNNNNNNNNNNNNNNNNNNNNNNNNNNNNNNNNNNNNNNNNNNNNNNNNNNNNNNNNNNNNNNNNNNNNNNNNNNNNNNNNNNNNNNNNNNNNNNNNNNNNNNNNNNNNNNNNNNNNNNNNNNNNNNNNNNNNNNNNNNNNNNNNNNNNNNNNNNNNNNNNNNNNNNNNNNNNNNNNNNNNNNNNNNNNNNNNNNNNNNNNNNNNNNNNNNNNNNNNNNNNNNNNNNNNNNNNNNNNNNNNNNNNNNNNNNNNNNNNNNNNNNNNNNNNNNNNNNNNNNNNNNNNNNNNNNNNNNNNNNNNNNNNNNNNNNNNNNNNNNNNNNNNNNNNNNNNNNNNNNNNNNNNNNNNNNNNNNNNNNNNNNNNNNNNNNNNNNNNNNNNNNNNNNNNNNNNNNNNNNNNNNNNNNNNNNNNNNNNNNNNNNNNNNNNNNNNNNNNNNNNNNNNNNNNNNNNNNNNNNNNNNNNNNNNNNNNNNNNNNNNNNNNNNNNNNNNNNNNNNNNNNNNNNNNNNNNNNNNNNNNNNNNNNNNNNNNNNNNNNNNNNNNNNNNNNNNNNNNNNNNNNNNNNNNNNNNNNNNNNNNNNNNNNNNNNNNNNNNNNNNNNNNNNNNNNNNNNNNNNNNNNNNNNNNNNNNNNNNNNNNNNNNNNNNNNNNNNNNNNNNNNNNNNNNNNNNNNNNNNNNNNNNNNNNNNNNNNNNNNNNNNNNNNNNNNNNNNNNNNNNNNNNNNNNNNNNNNNNNNNNNNNNNNNNNNNNNNNNNNNNNNNNNNNNNNNNNNNNNNNNNNNNNNNNNNNNNNNNNNNNNNNNNNNNNNNNNNNNNNNNNNNNNNNNNNNNNNNNNNNNNNNNNNNNNNNNNNNNNNNNNNNNNNNNNNNNNNNNNNNNNNNNNNNNNNNNNNNNNNNNNNNNNNNNNNNNNNNNNNNNNNNNNNNNNNNNNNNNNNNNNNNNNNNNNNNNNNNNNNNNNNNNNNNNNNNNNNNNNNNNNNNNNNNNNNNNNNNNNNNNNNNNNNNNNNNNNNNNNNNNNNNNNNNNNNNNNNNNNNNNNNNNNNNNNNNNNNNNNNNNNNNNNNNNNNNNNNNNNNNNNNNNNNNNNNNNNNNNNNNNNNNNNNNNNNNNNNNNNNNNNNNNNNNNNNNNNNNNNNNNNNNNNNNNNNNNNNNNNNNNNNNNNNNNNNNNNNNNNNNNNNNNNNNNNNNNNNNNNNNNNNNNNNNCGCTGCCGCTCTGAGGGAGCGCCGCCCCTGCCTCTGCCTTTATGCGCTGTGGTCCGACCTGGTTGGGAGCAGGGGCGGGCTcggcgggcgggggccgggcctGCGCCTCCGCCCCTTTCGCCGCTCGCCGCCTCCtccccgggccccgccgccggcTGCGCTCCCGCCTCCGCCTCTGCCCCACCGGCCTCGCTCGCTCTTCCGCAGCCTCTCGGTTTCACAAAAACGCTTTTCCCTGCTCGCTCACTCCCCTGTGGTCGCGGTGGAAATgtagaaacacatttttttccctgatggGGCGGCAGTGTCCTTGCGGAGGGCCCCGGATGTCTTTCGGGGGCCGCGCACGGTCGTTATGGCCGCGCTGACCATAGATTGTTACTTCTGAGGTTCCATTTAGGCATTCCATATAATGAGGATCATCTAATAAACGTAAGTTTTCTTTGATCAGTTTCACGACCTTAGGGTCGTAGTTATCTTGTACACCATGAAGCATGAGGAAAACTATGTCCAAGTGCTCACCTCAGATGAAATGGAAACGTTTGTTTTCCTTAAACCTGGCTACGTCTGACTCTAAGAGTATTGTATCAGTGACAAATTTGCACAGGAATGTTTCAGCAATGAACTGaacaccttttattttctatcctACTGTTTCCAGTGTTCGCTTCCCATTCaccctttattttctgtctccagtGCTTGCTTCATGTTCAATTCTGGACATCGAGCTG encodes:
- the LOC107204301 gene encoding histone H3; this translates as MARTKQTARKSTGGKAPRKQLATKAARKSAPATGGVKKPHRYRPGTVALREIRRYQKSTELLIRKLPFQRLVREIAQDFKTDLRFQSSAVMALQEASEAYLVGLFEDTNLCAIHAKRVTIMPKDIQLARRIRGERA